In the Flavobacterium sp. J372 genome, one interval contains:
- a CDS encoding PspC domain-containing protein — MNKTVSINLGGLFFHIDEDAYQKLNRYFDAIRKSLSPDGKDEIMNDIEGRIAELLSEMLKNDKQVAGIKEVDEVIAVMGEPEDYCIDDEPAQEKSYNYTYPTPPVKKFYLDGDRAIVAGVCAGIGHYFRIDPLWVRIIFIASLIFTGGMSAIVYVLLWILIPKAVTTTEKLEMVGEPINISNIEKKVKEDIDQLASRINNYDYDKFGNTVGKGAERVGNAIGDVFSAIFRVIAKVIGAILVVVTAVWLGTMLAMLIFVCFSNTMPDQAWYPFMNVLNYTDTPLWIIATLGFFAIGIPVFFLFLLGLKILVSNLKPIGQVTRYTFLAVWILSLAGLVYFGLKQATEVSTESRTSKREGLYVEQNDTLYVKFRNNDDYSEYGDFSFTQDSTGRGIIYSRDVNFYVERTNEDMPYVKIEKSAWGNSLKDARKRAESIKYGYEAIGNELILDDYLLLGNENKFRDQKVNVYLYLPEGTKFKPDNKMQYHDMTDNSFFDLWFDNDQYIYEMGKQNVKCLNCPEERNDDEDNEHDSYEHIHSQGGNINYEDENVNLKVDIKNDSINIKTSSKTRRR; from the coding sequence ATGAACAAGACAGTAAGTATAAATTTAGGAGGCCTTTTCTTCCATATAGATGAAGATGCCTACCAGAAACTGAACCGCTACTTTGACGCGATCAGGAAATCGCTTTCGCCCGACGGCAAAGACGAGATAATGAACGACATTGAGGGCAGGATTGCAGAACTTCTTTCTGAAATGCTTAAAAATGACAAGCAGGTAGCCGGCATAAAAGAGGTTGACGAGGTGATTGCCGTAATGGGCGAGCCCGAAGACTACTGTATAGACGATGAGCCTGCACAGGAAAAAAGCTATAACTATACATACCCGACCCCTCCGGTTAAGAAATTTTACCTTGACGGAGACCGCGCCATAGTTGCAGGTGTGTGTGCCGGTATAGGCCACTACTTTAGGATAGATCCGCTGTGGGTGCGCATAATTTTCATTGCATCACTTATTTTTACAGGAGGAATGTCTGCAATTGTATATGTGCTTCTGTGGATATTAATACCAAAGGCCGTTACAACTACCGAAAAACTGGAAATGGTGGGTGAACCCATCAATATCTCAAACATTGAGAAAAAGGTAAAGGAAGATATTGACCAGCTTGCTTCAAGAATAAACAACTATGACTATGACAAGTTTGGCAATACGGTAGGCAAAGGCGCTGAGCGTGTTGGTAATGCCATAGGCGACGTATTTTCTGCTATCTTCAGGGTTATTGCTAAAGTAATAGGCGCCATACTGGTAGTAGTTACTGCCGTTTGGCTGGGTACCATGCTGGCGATGCTGATATTTGTATGTTTCTCTAATACTATGCCCGACCAGGCCTGGTATCCGTTCATGAACGTGCTGAATTATACCGATACCCCGCTGTGGATAATTGCAACGCTCGGTTTCTTCGCCATAGGCATACCTGTATTCTTCTTGTTCCTGCTTGGCCTTAAGATATTGGTGAGCAACCTTAAACCGATTGGGCAAGTTACACGATATACCTTCCTTGCCGTATGGATTCTCTCTTTAGCCGGACTGGTTTATTTTGGGCTTAAGCAGGCAACCGAAGTGAGCACCGAAAGCAGGACATCAAAACGTGAAGGCTTATACGTAGAACAAAATGATACCCTTTATGTAAAATTCCGCAATAATGATGATTATTCCGAATATGGTGACTTCAGTTTCACACAGGACTCAACCGGCCGCGGCATAATCTATTCACGCGACGTAAACTTTTATGTGGAGCGTACCAATGAAGACATGCCATACGTTAAAATTGAAAAATCGGCCTGGGGCAACTCATTAAAAGATGCGCGCAAAAGGGCCGAAAGCATAAAATATGGCTATGAAGCAATTGGTAATGAGTTGATACTTGACGATTATCTGCTGCTTGGGAATGAAAATAAATTCCGCGACCAAAAGGTAAATGTGTATCTTTACTTACCTGAAGGAACCAAGTTTAAGCCGGACAACAAAATGCAGTACCATGACATGACTGACAACTCATTCTTCGACCTGTGGTTTGATAATGACCAGTATATTTATGAGATGGGCAAGCAAAATGTAAAATGCCTCAATTGCCCCGAAGAGCGGAATGATGATGAAGATAATGAGCATGACAGCTATGAGCATATACATTCACAAGGCGGGAATATAAATTATGAAGATGAAAATGTAAACCTGAAGGTTGACATAAAGAACGACAGCATCAACATAAAAACGAGTTCTAAAACCAGGAGGAGATAA
- a CDS encoding DUF6770 family protein — MKQFIIAILLTCMSAGAQVQKLSQLSSGKFIDSAVIMEEEGDDVFGYCLLYEKDRQSREVFQLEYVVLDKNLNKLTSISLVQAAFKTWMARTYTELSFVKKIGNRLIISVNDQLQNVNAYDLISDFNYRYINLNLDDFTFSKEYKFESFTKKEFEYKAGYKMNFEDFWDLQKLTKTNSQYLLAFATPEYNPKAAAISNPLNFDFRRQKSVKRFAILNRDLKEVWAKDINTDGKTACKYEYLDSDPNILLLKKVTMIKKEGLETKSVVAYDIKTGELLGEAKFNDKIYDINLSRATVTKDKIYFFMNAYDQKEKSKGYMQLTYSRQPFTEVNRVQMLWKNLTPAIPGTTEFGKLDDGTTLLAQDFIVTPKGNVLLVLEAYSIKTPVTFGNNPKVFAELKNMYLVEFDQQGNIAYNKTIEKDNTVQVPNGLSIIGMRNYGYFDYKYDQKLNKNGDFALYYRINDREGSRRAVTKKPLWTLGIISNVDGQYGEEKLPLYGENLKIYPSLAKNGYVRLLEVNEKTDEAEMRLEKINY; from the coding sequence ATGAAACAATTTATTATTGCAATTTTACTTACCTGCATGAGCGCGGGTGCACAGGTACAAAAACTCAGCCAGTTATCTTCAGGTAAATTCATTGACTCGGCAGTGATAATGGAAGAAGAGGGCGATGATGTTTTTGGCTATTGCCTTTTGTATGAAAAAGACCGCCAGAGCCGCGAAGTGTTCCAGCTTGAATATGTGGTGCTAGACAAAAACCTAAATAAGCTTACATCTATAAGCCTGGTGCAGGCTGCTTTTAAAACCTGGATGGCCAGGACATATACCGAGCTGAGTTTTGTAAAGAAAATTGGCAATCGCCTTATTATTTCGGTAAATGACCAACTGCAGAACGTAAATGCGTATGATCTGATTTCAGATTTCAACTATAGATATATTAACCTTAACCTTGACGATTTTACCTTCTCAAAAGAATACAAATTTGAAAGCTTTACCAAAAAAGAATTTGAATATAAGGCAGGCTACAAAATGAATTTTGAAGATTTCTGGGACCTGCAAAAGCTTACCAAAACAAACAGCCAGTACCTGCTAGCATTTGCAACGCCGGAATATAACCCAAAAGCGGCTGCAATAAGCAACCCGTTGAATTTTGACTTTAGGAGGCAGAAGTCGGTAAAGCGTTTTGCGATACTGAACCGTGACCTGAAAGAAGTTTGGGCAAAAGATATAAATACTGACGGAAAAACAGCGTGCAAATATGAATATCTAGACTCTGACCCCAATATATTGTTGCTGAAAAAAGTTACGATGATTAAAAAAGAGGGGCTTGAAACAAAAAGTGTTGTTGCTTATGACATTAAAACAGGCGAACTGCTTGGCGAAGCAAAATTTAATGACAAGATATATGATATAAACCTGAGCAGGGCTACAGTAACAAAAGATAAAATATATTTTTTTATGAATGCCTATGACCAAAAGGAAAAGAGTAAAGGTTATATGCAGCTAACATACAGCAGGCAGCCTTTTACTGAGGTTAACCGCGTACAGATGCTTTGGAAAAACCTTACACCTGCAATACCAGGAACCACAGAATTTGGAAAGCTGGATGACGGCACTACACTTCTGGCGCAGGATTTTATTGTTACTCCAAAGGGCAATGTACTTTTGGTGCTTGAGGCTTATTCCATAAAAACGCCGGTTACCTTTGGGAACAATCCTAAAGTTTTTGCCGAGCTTAAAAATATGTACCTTGTTGAGTTTGACCAGCAGGGCAATATTGCCTATAATAAAACTATTGAAAAAGATAATACAGTACAGGTGCCCAATGGACTGTCAATAATAGGTATGAGGAATTACGGCTATTTTGATTATAAATATGACCAAAAGCTAAATAAAAATGGCGACTTTGCATTGTATTACCGTATAAATGACCGCGAGGGCAGCCGCAGGGCTGTAACTAAGAAGCCGCTTTGGACACTGGGTATAATTTCAAATGTTGACGGGCAGTATGGCGAAGAAAAGTTGCCATTATATGGAGAAAATTTAAAGATATACCCAAGCCTGGCAAAAAATGGCTATGTAAGATTGCTCGAGGTTAATGAGAAAACTGACGAGGCAGAAATGAGGCTTGAAAAAATAAATTACTAA
- a CDS encoding nucleotide exchange factor GrpE, whose translation MPAAEELSREAKLEEDLAKEKDKFLRLFAEFENYKKRTSKERLELFKTANQEVLQALLPVMDDFDRALAQIAKSEDEALLKGVELIHNKLRDTLASKGLELVDIKAGDAFDADFAEAITQIPAGDDLKGKVVDVVEKGYKLGDKIIRFPKVVIGN comes from the coding sequence ATGCCTGCTGCTGAAGAACTAAGCAGGGAGGCTAAGCTTGAGGAAGATCTGGCAAAAGAAAAAGACAAATTCCTTCGTTTGTTTGCCGAGTTTGAGAATTACAAAAAACGTACATCAAAAGAAAGGCTTGAGCTTTTTAAAACAGCAAACCAGGAAGTGCTTCAGGCGCTGCTGCCTGTAATGGATGATTTTGACAGGGCACTGGCGCAAATTGCAAAATCGGAAGATGAAGCGTTGCTTAAGGGTGTTGAACTTATTCACAACAAGCTTCGTGACACGCTGGCTTCAAAAGGGCTTGAGCTTGTTGATATAAAAGCGGGCGATGCTTTTGATGCTGATTTTGCCGAAGCCATTACCCAGATTCCTGCCGGTGATGACCTGAAAGGCAAGGTGGTAGATGTTGTAGAAAAAGGCTACAAGCTTGGCGATAAGATAATCCGTTTCCCGAAAGTGGTTATCGGTAACTAA
- a CDS encoding TIGR01777 family oxidoreductase — MKVLITGATGLIGTELVSLLLKKGIHINYLTTAEDKIQNEERYNGYLWNPDKGEIDESALEGVDAVIHLAGATISKRWTEKYKQEILESRIISTNMLYNVLKNTKHEVKQFISASAIGIYPDSRTEVYSEDNTAVDTSFLGKVTQKWEEAVSQIERLGISVAKVRTGLVLSGKGGALPEMAKPVKFGLGAAFGDGEQYQSWIHIRDLVHIYYYILTEELEGVYNAVAPYPVSQNTLMKTIADVLDKPYFMPNIPSFVLQLALGEMHILLLSSQNVSARKILDSGFQFRYLSLEKAVKSALKV; from the coding sequence ATGAAAGTTCTTATCACGGGGGCTACAGGTTTGATCGGGACAGAATTGGTTTCGCTCCTGCTGAAAAAAGGCATACATATAAATTATCTCACTACTGCAGAAGATAAGATACAAAACGAAGAACGATACAACGGCTATCTCTGGAATCCTGACAAAGGTGAAATAGACGAATCTGCACTTGAGGGTGTTGACGCTGTAATACACCTTGCCGGAGCTACAATCTCTAAACGCTGGACTGAAAAATACAAGCAGGAGATATTGGAAAGCCGCATTATTTCAACCAACATGCTTTATAATGTGCTAAAAAACACAAAGCACGAGGTTAAACAATTTATCAGTGCATCGGCTATTGGCATCTACCCTGACAGCCGCACAGAAGTATATTCTGAAGATAACACAGCTGTTGATACATCATTTTTAGGAAAAGTAACCCAAAAATGGGAAGAGGCTGTGTCGCAAATTGAACGTCTTGGTATTTCAGTAGCTAAAGTACGTACAGGCCTTGTGCTATCAGGCAAGGGCGGTGCGCTTCCTGAAATGGCTAAGCCGGTAAAATTCGGACTTGGCGCCGCATTTGGAGATGGCGAGCAATACCAGTCATGGATTCACATTCGCGACCTGGTACATATTTATTACTATATACTTACAGAAGAGCTGGAAGGTGTATATAACGCCGTGGCGCCATACCCCGTATCACAAAATACTTTAATGAAAACTATTGCGGATGTGCTGGATAAGCCTTATTTCATGCCGAATATTCCCTCATTTGTTTTACAGCTGGCACTTGGCGAAATGCATATCCTTTTACTGTCAAGCCAGAATGTTAGCGCACGAAAAATACTCGACAGCGGTTTCCAGTTCCGTTATCTTTCACTTGAAAAAGCCGTAAAAAGCGCGCTTAAAGTTTAA
- a CDS encoding DUF4442 domain-containing protein, which produces MQFTSAKLNVFLFFKLPSAFWSGVRVKNITTEKCIAAVKHSWFNQNPFNSMYFAVQAMAAELTTGALVMYHIKLSRKNISMLVATNKSSFSKKARGRITFTCTQGNVISDVIEKAVATGDGQTVWLESQGIDEQGDIVSQFSFEWTLKVKQ; this is translated from the coding sequence ATGCAATTTACTTCTGCCAAACTTAATGTGTTTTTGTTCTTCAAACTTCCGTCTGCTTTTTGGAGCGGGGTCAGGGTTAAAAATATTACAACCGAAAAGTGTATTGCCGCTGTAAAGCACAGCTGGTTTAACCAAAACCCTTTTAATTCAATGTATTTTGCAGTGCAGGCTATGGCGGCAGAGCTCACTACAGGTGCACTGGTGATGTATCACATAAAGTTGAGCCGTAAAAACATCTCAATGCTGGTAGCTACCAATAAAAGCTCTTTTAGCAAGAAGGCACGTGGCAGGATTACCTTTACATGTACGCAAGGAAATGTGATTAGCGACGTAATTGAAAAGGCTGTAGCTACAGGTGATGGGCAGACAGTCTGGCTGGAAAGCCAGGGAATAGATGAACAGGGCGATATTGTATCTCAGTTCAGTTTTGAATGGACATTGAAGGTAAAACAGTAG
- a CDS encoding DUF4870 domain-containing protein, producing METTANKNTATLIHLSALSQYFIPLGSIIFPVLIWSMRKNDSAFVDHNGKQAINFHLSLFVYTVIFLMLAVPFAVIGIINNINFSVSQGFEETIEHFAIGNIGTITFIGVIATALFAVFKIAEFILIIYAAVKNSNGQDYTYPFAIKFLK from the coding sequence ATGGAAACTACAGCAAACAAAAACACAGCAACACTAATACATCTAAGCGCCTTAAGCCAGTATTTTATTCCGCTAGGCAGTATAATCTTTCCTGTGCTGATATGGAGCATGCGCAAAAACGATTCAGCTTTTGTTGACCACAACGGCAAACAAGCCATCAACTTTCACCTGAGCCTGTTTGTATATACAGTGATATTCCTAATGCTCGCAGTTCCCTTTGCTGTGATAGGCATCATCAATAATATTAATTTTTCTGTGAGTCAGGGCTTTGAAGAAACCATTGAACATTTTGCCATTGGCAATATTGGCACCATCACATTTATAGGTGTTATTGCTACTGCATTATTTGCAGTGTTTAAAATAGCTGAGTTTATACTCATTATATATGCCGCTGTAAAAAACAGTAACGGCCAGGACTACACCTACCCTTTTGCAATCAAATTTTTAAAATAA
- a CDS encoding M48 family metalloprotease has translation MARIITFLLLSLISVYAQPTKRIQVDTADIAYRTSLKNLYRERTAATLSSFKNMPDKKLGKAMAGQYEKVNSEFIAKIDEGTFVKAAYYEEKINSLFSKIVETNPQFTALASTKILLSFDEAPNAYAIGDGFVIIHLPLFSHLTKEHEIAFVLCHELAHNLLNHPQNGLKEYSQMMGSSEIAKQTREIEKRKYNKGEGASGLYKQIIYGNRKKRREVEFQADSLGFVLYRNAFAGKEAIAVKSFGTLEHIDKEKDSLQPKDFERLFSSASQPFKPEWLANDEINGYKYDKNPKFWQVDSLKTHPDCNHRSQRLAALFGIKTDGSQLTDNAYKEVALQAKYDQLLGLYVLKEYGKSLYETLLLLKDNEGDVYLKQMVQKNLLRIQEAQKNYTMNKYVDTVNPRYSNSYNTFLSFLRQLRKSEMTQIINQYSN, from the coding sequence ATGGCAAGAATCATTACCTTTTTATTACTTAGCTTAATCTCTGTGTATGCTCAGCCTACAAAACGCATACAAGTAGATACTGCAGATATTGCATACCGTACCAGCTTAAAAAACCTGTATAGAGAGCGCACAGCAGCAACACTTTCATCTTTCAAAAACATGCCTGATAAAAAACTAGGCAAAGCAATGGCAGGCCAGTATGAGAAGGTTAATTCTGAATTTATTGCGAAAATTGATGAGGGTACATTTGTAAAGGCCGCATATTATGAAGAAAAAATAAACAGCCTTTTTAGTAAGATTGTTGAAACAAACCCGCAGTTTACAGCCCTGGCATCAACCAAAATCCTGCTTTCATTTGATGAAGCTCCAAATGCATATGCCATTGGTGATGGCTTTGTAATTATACACCTCCCCCTTTTTTCACACCTTACCAAAGAACACGAGATAGCCTTTGTATTGTGCCATGAACTAGCGCACAACCTGCTTAACCATCCGCAAAATGGCCTTAAAGAATATTCGCAAATGATGGGCAGTAGTGAAATTGCTAAGCAAACACGTGAAATTGAAAAAAGAAAATACAATAAAGGAGAAGGCGCATCGGGGTTGTACAAACAAATTATATATGGTAACAGAAAGAAGAGGCGCGAAGTAGAATTTCAGGCCGATTCGCTGGGGTTTGTATTGTACCGAAACGCCTTTGCCGGGAAAGAAGCTATTGCCGTTAAAAGTTTCGGCACGCTTGAGCATATTGATAAGGAAAAAGATTCACTGCAGCCTAAAGATTTTGAAAGGCTGTTTTCATCAGCAAGTCAACCTTTTAAACCTGAATGGCTTGCTAATGACGAAATAAATGGATATAAATATGACAAAAACCCAAAGTTCTGGCAGGTAGATTCGCTTAAAACACACCCAGACTGCAACCACAGGTCACAACGCCTTGCAGCCCTCTTCGGCATTAAGACTGACGGAAGCCAATTGACCGACAATGCTTACAAAGAGGTAGCGCTGCAGGCAAAATATGACCAATTACTGGGGCTGTATGTGCTTAAAGAATATGGTAAATCACTATATGAGACTTTACTGCTGCTAAAAGATAATGAGGGCGATGTATACCTGAAGCAAATGGTGCAAAAAAATTTACTGCGCATACAGGAAGCGCAGAAAAATTACACAATGAACAAGTATGTTGATACTGTAAATCCGCGTTACTCTAACAGCTACAACACATTTCTCTCATTTTTAAGGCAGCTGCGCAAAAGTGAGATGACACAAATCATAAACCAATATTCAAACTAA
- the trxB gene encoding thioredoxin-disulfide reductase: MSDTIEKIKCLIIGSGPAGYTAAIYAARADMKPVVYTGMEPGGQLTTTTEVDNFPGYPQGIDGPTMMIQLQQQAERFGTQVRIGMATAVEFATEAGGWHKVIIDGNKEVHAQTVIISTGATAKYLGLPSEQRLRGGGVSACAVCDGFFYRGQDVAIVGAGDTAAEEATYLANICKSVTMLVRKDFMRASKAMQHRVENTPNLKVLYNTEVDEVLGGQVVEGLRMVNNQTGEKSEIAITGLFIAIGHKPNTDIFKGQLDMDETGYLITQGKTTKTNLPGVFASGDVQDKEYRQAITAAGSGCMAALDAERYLATLENH; this comes from the coding sequence ATGTCTGATACAATCGAAAAAATAAAATGCCTGATCATTGGGTCAGGCCCTGCCGGCTATACAGCCGCAATATATGCCGCACGCGCCGATATGAAACCTGTTGTTTACACGGGTATGGAACCGGGCGGACAGCTTACCACTACTACAGAGGTTGACAACTTCCCCGGATATCCGCAGGGTATTGACGGGCCTACCATGATGATACAGTTACAGCAACAAGCTGAGCGTTTTGGTACGCAGGTGCGCATAGGCATGGCTACGGCAGTAGAATTTGCTACTGAAGCAGGCGGCTGGCACAAAGTGATTATTGATGGCAATAAGGAAGTTCACGCACAAACAGTTATTATTTCTACCGGAGCTACGGCAAAATACCTTGGCCTGCCAAGCGAGCAAAGGCTGCGCGGTGGGGGAGTATCTGCCTGTGCTGTGTGTGACGGTTTCTTTTACCGCGGGCAGGACGTAGCGATAGTCGGAGCCGGTGATACCGCTGCCGAAGAAGCTACTTATCTGGCCAACATCTGTAAAAGTGTGACAATGCTGGTACGTAAAGATTTTATGCGTGCCTCAAAAGCTATGCAGCACAGGGTTGAAAATACCCCTAACCTGAAAGTACTTTATAATACTGAAGTTGATGAGGTGCTTGGCGGGCAGGTGGTTGAAGGCCTGCGTATGGTAAATAACCAGACAGGTGAGAAGAGTGAGATTGCCATTACAGGCTTATTTATAGCAATAGGCCATAAGCCTAATACAGATATCTTTAAAGGCCAGCTTGATATGGACGAGACTGGTTACCTAATAACACAAGGCAAGACAACTAAAACCAACCTACCGGGTGTGTTTGCTTCCGGTGATGTTCAGGATAAAGAGTACCGCCAGGCTATTACCGCAGCAGGCTCCGGCTGTATGGCCGCCCTTGATGCCGAGCGCTACCTGGCAACTTTAGAGAACCACTAA
- a CDS encoding DUF2807 domain-containing protein codes for MKNFYIACLCLFVAAGAFAQKKEKIKGSKVVTVTQKESQPFDALEVEDNIEVFLVKGATQAIEIEADDNLHESITTEMYGTTLRLATSKQVTGYKKLSVRITYTDNLKTITGKHESVINALADLDMPAVTVKNVDYSKSFLNVKAPNFTLSLNDKAKAEINVKSDTTSIDISKNAELKALIASTEVKIDLYQKTTAAVEGDAANAKIRVDNNATFTGKRFTVKNMELVAESYSTASVMATENIAISATGKAEVQLLGKPKVTIPNFADSAVIYKKEQ; via the coding sequence ATGAAGAATTTTTATATTGCCTGCCTTTGCCTGTTTGTGGCTGCGGGCGCGTTTGCACAAAAAAAGGAAAAAATAAAAGGCTCTAAAGTTGTTACCGTAACTCAAAAAGAATCACAGCCGTTTGATGCCCTTGAAGTAGAAGACAACATTGAAGTCTTTTTGGTAAAAGGCGCTACACAGGCTATAGAGATTGAGGCCGATGACAACCTTCACGAGAGCATTACAACTGAAATGTATGGCACCACGCTGCGCCTGGCGACATCTAAACAGGTTACCGGTTACAAAAAACTAAGCGTACGTATAACATACACTGACAACTTAAAAACCATAACAGGTAAGCATGAAAGCGTAATCAATGCCCTGGCAGATCTTGACATGCCGGCGGTAACTGTAAAAAATGTTGACTACTCGAAGTCTTTCCTTAATGTGAAGGCACCAAATTTTACACTCTCGCTAAATGATAAGGCCAAGGCCGAAATCAACGTAAAGAGCGATACCACAAGCATTGACATCAGCAAAAATGCAGAGCTTAAGGCGCTAATAGCCTCAACCGAAGTGAAAATAGATCTTTACCAGAAAACTACAGCCGCTGTTGAGGGTGATGCAGCCAATGCTAAAATACGTGTTGACAATAACGCGACATTTACCGGCAAGCGCTTTACGGTAAAAAATATGGAACTGGTTGCCGAAAGTTATTCAACGGCAAGCGTTATGGCTACTGAAAATATAGCAATATCTGCCACTGGTAAAGCTGAAGTACAGCTTCTCGGAAAGCCGAAAGTTACTATCCCTAATTTTGCTGACAGTGCGGTGATTTATAAGAAAGAACAATAG
- a CDS encoding PadR family transcriptional regulator yields the protein MNIENTKAQMRKGILEFCILSVLKEKDAYTSEILDTLKNAKMLVVEGTVYPLLTRLKNDGLLNYRWEESTSGPPRKYYGLTEQGQEFLNELNVTWTELSDAVHTITSQNA from the coding sequence ATGAATATCGAAAATACAAAAGCCCAAATGCGCAAAGGTATTTTGGAGTTCTGCATACTATCGGTGCTGAAAGAAAAAGACGCCTATACATCAGAAATCCTGGATACGCTTAAAAACGCAAAGATGCTTGTGGTAGAGGGCACAGTTTACCCACTGCTCACAAGGCTAAAGAACGACGGACTGCTAAACTACCGTTGGGAAGAATCAACATCGGGGCCGCCCCGCAAATATTACGGGCTCACCGAGCAAGGACAAGAATTTTTAAATGAATTAAATGTTACCTGGACAGAACTATCTGATGCGGTACATACCATAACCAGCCAAAACGCATAA
- a CDS encoding head GIN domain-containing protein: protein MIRVILHLAKAVAVIITAMMFFSCGLDMKRVDGSGNIITQQRNAGSEFNSISASGDIDVIIVQGAQRAITVEADDNIQQHIKTEVKGGQLVIDADANFDSASKKTITVVVPAVKEIESSASARVKNKGTLKAEGLVIHSSSGSNIELSIDAEEATYEASSGSSIKITGKAGKAEAKTSSGATVDAGRAISPKVKAEASSGGTTIVNAVDNLDANASSGGSILYVNTPANLSKDVSSGGSVSQQ from the coding sequence ATGATACGTGTAATTTTACATCTTGCGAAAGCTGTTGCAGTGATTATCACAGCTATGATGTTCTTTTCCTGCGGACTTGACATGAAAAGGGTTGACGGCAGCGGGAATATTATAACCCAGCAGCGCAATGCCGGTTCAGAGTTCAATTCCATTTCAGCCTCAGGAGATATAGATGTGATAATTGTGCAGGGTGCACAGAGAGCCATAACTGTTGAAGCTGATGATAATATACAGCAGCATATTAAAACTGAAGTAAAAGGCGGCCAGCTTGTAATTGACGCTGATGCAAACTTTGACTCAGCATCTAAGAAAACAATTACTGTAGTTGTGCCTGCGGTTAAAGAAATTGAATCATCTGCCAGCGCCAGGGTAAAAAATAAGGGCACACTTAAAGCGGAAGGCCTGGTGATCCATTCTTCCAGCGGAAGTAATATTGAGCTATCAATTGATGCTGAAGAAGCTACTTATGAGGCCAGCAGCGGAAGCAGCATAAAAATAACCGGGAAGGCCGGGAAGGCCGAAGCCAAAACTTCAAGCGGCGCTACCGTTGACGCAGGAAGGGCGATATCACCAAAAGTAAAAGCTGAAGCATCAAGCGGCGGAACTACTATTGTAAATGCCGTTGATAACCTTGATGCTAACGCTTCAAGCGGTGGCAGCATACTATATGTAAATACGCCGGCAAACCTTAGTAAAGATGTTTCATCAGGCGGAAGCGTGTCGCAACAATAA
- a CDS encoding nuclear transport factor 2 family protein: protein MKKIIALLLILAAGESYAQEPVTSQLYKDVVALDKAIFDAYNKCDTESVKIYFSEDVEFYHDKGGVTLGAKALAEATKNNLCSRPGWKIRRELLPSSVKVYLMDNYGAIMTGEHLFYITENGKETLNGHALFTHLCRFKDGKWQVTRVLSYSHGPAK, encoded by the coding sequence ATGAAAAAGATAATAGCGTTGCTGCTCATTTTAGCGGCAGGGGAATCTTATGCCCAGGAACCGGTAACAAGCCAGTTGTATAAGGATGTTGTAGCGCTTGATAAAGCCATATTTGATGCTTATAATAAATGCGACACAGAATCGGTTAAGATATATTTTTCTGAAGATGTGGAGTTTTACCATGACAAAGGCGGTGTAACTTTAGGTGCGAAAGCCCTTGCCGAAGCAACAAAAAATAACCTATGCAGCAGGCCGGGCTGGAAAATAAGGCGGGAATTATTACCATCATCTGTAAAAGTGTACCTGATGGATAACTATGGCGCGATAATGACAGGTGAGCATCTTTTCTACATCACAGAAAATGGTAAAGAAACACTCAATGGCCACGCTTTGTTTACACATCTTTGCCGCTTTAAAGACGGTAAATGGCAGGTGACGCGGGTGCTGAGCTACAGCCACGGCCCGGCGAAATAG